From one Gossypium hirsutum isolate 1008001.06 chromosome D08, Gossypium_hirsutum_v2.1, whole genome shotgun sequence genomic stretch:
- the LOC121220191 gene encoding uncharacterized protein: protein MEMAGIRYLLLVSMILLLVSIGTVESRRSAKSSSVFSLFNLKEKSKFWSEAVIRGDFDDFEASSPSKTGVYNYTKAGNIANYLNLMEVDSMYLPVPVNFIFMGFDGKGNQEFTLRPEELERWFTKIDHVFAHTRIPQIGELITAVERVIIDKKQHHHFPVISHVNYNFSVHAIQMGEKVTTVFEHAINVLARKDDVSGDRNDTDSLWQVDADMMDVLFTSLVEYLQLEDAYNIFILNPRRDSRIAKYGYRRGLSESEITLLKKDKDLQSKILQAGNTPGNVLALDNIKKPLYGKHPMVKFAWTVTEEADTVEWHNICLDALMNVEKLYQGKTTAEIIQNKVSQLLNGKNEDMKLLLQKDLKSGDFNDYHEECLTDTWIGKDRWAFIDLTAGPFSWGPAVGGEGVRTELSLPNVGKTIGAVEEISEDEAEDRLQDAIQEKFAVFGDKDHQAIDILLAEIDIYELFAFKHCKGRKVKLALCDELDERMRDLKDELQSFENEEYDESHRMKAVDALKRMESWNLFSDTHEKFQNYTVARDTFLAQLGATLWGSVRHIISPSVADGAFHYYEKISYQLFFITKEKVRHFKRLPVDLRALQDGLSSLLIPSQKVMFSQHVLALSEDPALAMAFSVARRAAAVPYLLVNGTYRKSTRSYIDSSILQYQLRRLNTHGSLKGSHAHSRSTLEVPIFWFIRTDPLLVDKHYQAKALSDMVIVVQSESSSWESHLQCNGKSLLWDLRRPIKPALAAVSEHLAGLLPLQLVYSHAHGTAIEDWIWSVGCNPFSITSQGWQISKFQSDTIARSYIISTLEESIKLVNSAMHLLLWERTTEKTFKHFQSQERELVNKYNYVVSLWRRISTIAGELRYTDAMKLLHTLEDATKGFVDQVNATIALLHPIHCTKDRKVQVEFDATTIPAFLIVLGILYLVLKPRRPKPKIN, encoded by the exons ATGGAGATGGCTGGAATTAGATATCTGCTCCTTGTATCTATGATCCTACTG TTAGTATCAATCGGCACCGTCGAAAGTCGTAGGAGTGCCAAGTCTTCTTCGGTTTTTTCTTTGTTCAATCTTAAAGAAAAGAGTAAGTTTTGGAGTGAGGCTGTTATACGTGGAG ATTTTGATGATTTCGAAGCAAGCAGCCCTTCTAAAACGGGTGTTTATAATTACACCAAGGCAG GTAACATTGCAAATTACTTAAACCTTATGGAAGTAGATTCTATGTACCTTCCAGTTCCTGTCAATTTCATTTTCATGGGTTTTGATGGAAAGGGGAACCAAG AGTTCACACTTCGTCCAGAAGAACTTGAGCGATGGTTCACCAAAATAGATCATGTCTTTGCACATACACGAATTCCACAAATTGGAGAACTTATCACTGCTGTTGAAAGAGTTATCATAGATAAAAAGCAACATCACCATTTTCCTGTCATCAGCCATGTAAATTACAA CTTCTCTGTCCATGCCATTCAAATGGGTGAAAAGGTGACTACTGTCTTTGAGCATGCTATCAATGTTTTAGCCCGCAAAGATGATGTTTCTGGTGACAG GAATGACACTGATTCTCTCTGGCAAGTAGATGCAGACATGATGGACGTTCTTTTTACTAGCCTTGTTGAATACCTTCAACTTGAAGATGCATATAACATCTTCATTTTGAATCCTCGTCGTGATTCTAGGATAGCTAAATATGGCTACCG GAGAGGTTTATCCGAGTCGGAAATAACTTTACTCAAAAAG gATAAGGATCTGCAAAGTAAAATTCTTCAGGCAGGGAATACTCCAGGAAATGTTCTGG CTCTTGATAATATTAAGAAACCCTTGTATGGAAAGCATCCAATGGTAAAGTTTGCATGGACAGTTACAGAAGAAGCTGACACG GTGGAATGGCACAATATTTGCTTAGATGCACTGATGAATGTCGAGAAGTTGTATCAAGGAAAGACCACTGCTGAAATAATTCAGAACAAAGTTTCACAG TTATTAAATGGGAAGAACGAAGATATGAAGCTTCTTCTTCAAAAGGACTTAAAGTCCGGGGACTTCAACGACTACCATGAAGAATGTCTAACAGATACATGGATTGGAAAGGACAG GTGGGCTTTCATCGATTTGACTGCTGGACCTTTTTCCTGGGGACCTGCTGTTGGTGGAGAAGGTGTGCGAACAGAATTAAGTTTGCCTAATGTGGGAAAGACCATAGGTGCTGTCGAAG AAATTTCCGAAGATGAAGCTGAAGATCGCTTGCAAGATGCAATTCAGGAAAAGTTTGCTGTATTTGGTGAT AAAGATCATCAGGCAATTGATATTCTTCTGGCAGAGATTGATATCTATGAGCTTTTTGCTTTCAAGCATTGCAAAGGAAGGAAGGTCAAGCTTGCTCTTTGTGATG AGCTTGATGAGAGAATGCGGGATTTGAAAGATGAGCTTCAGTCATTTGAAAATGAAGAGTATGATGAAAGCCACCGTATGAAGGCTGTAGATGCTTTAAAACGGATGGAGAGCTGGAATTTGTTTAGTGATACTCATGAG AAATTCCAAAACTACACGGTTGCTCGGGATACTTTCCTTGCACAACTTGGTGCAACCCTGTGGGGATCTGTGAGACACATCATATCTCCTTCAGTTGCTGATGGTGCTTTCCATTATTATGAGAAGATATCGTATCAGTTGTTTTTCATTACAAAGGAG AAAGTTAGACATTTTAAAAGATTGCCAGTGGACCTAAGGGCACTCCAGGATGGGCTTTCCTCTTTGTTGATACCTTCACAGAAAGTTATGTTCAGTCAGCATGT GTTAGCACTTTCAGAGGATCCTGCTTTGGCAATGGCATTTTCTGTGGCGCGACGAGCAGCAGCTGTCCCATATTTGCTTGTTAATGGAACATACAGGAAAAGTACCCGTTCCTATATTGATTCTTCAATTCTCCAGTATCAGTTGCGGAGGCTGAATACTCATGGATCTCTCAAAG GATCACATGCTCATAGCCGGTCCACTCTTGAAGTTCCAATCTTCTGGTTCATTCGTACCGATCCATTATTAGTGGACAAACATTATCAGGCCAAAGCGCTTTCTGATATGGTTATTGTTGTCCAATCAGAGTCGTCATCCTGGGAAAGCCATCTGCAGTGTAATGGAAAATCCCTTTTGTGGGATTTGAG GAGACCCATCAAGCCTGCTTTGGCTGCTGTTTCTGAACATCTGGCTGGTTTGCTTCCCCTTCAGCTTGTCTACAGTCATGCTCATGGAACTGCAATTGAG GATTGGATATGGTCCGTGGGATGCAATCCTTTCTCCATTACTTCTCAAGGTTGGCAGATATCAAAATTTCAATCAGATACAATTGCTCGGAGCTACATCATCTCAACTCTTGAAGAGTCGATAAAACTGGTCAATTCAGCCATGCACCTTCTACTTTGGGAGCGTACAA CTGAGAAAACCTTTAAACACTTCCAATCTCAGGAGCGTGAGCTAGTGAACAAGTATAATTATGTTGTCAGCTTATGGAGAAGA ATTTCAACTATTGCTGGTGAATTGAGATACACCGATGCCATGAAACTGCTGCATACCTTAGAAGACGCAACCAAAGG GTTTGTTGATCAAGTGAATGCAACCATAGCCCTTCTTCATCCGATTCATTGCACGAAAGACAGGAAAGTGCAAGTAGAGTTTGACGCAACAACAATACCTGCTTTCTTGATTGTTTTGGGTATTCTCTATCTTGTGCTAAAGCCAAGACGACCAAAACCTAAGATCAACTGA
- the LOC107926273 gene encoding protein WHAT'S THIS FACTOR 9, mitochondrial: protein MKFPNHVIHRRHRGSRTFMDGAAATTAIKFVRDRGLDHAVEREKNLRPLLSVKNLIKSEPSKSLPISIIAQNKDTLKIPSRPIEFIRKYPSVFHEFLPGGIGIHPYIKLTQEVLDIDADEHLVYESDSYRQLVANRLLKLLMISRMNKIPINILDKLKWDLGLPQNYLKTLVPDFPDCFRVVGSNESGQLELVCRSDELAVSILEKKAMEGGSGYSKGMPLAFPVKFSKGFEMDKKVKKWWDDWQKLPYVSPYENALHLSPKTDESDKWAAAVLHEILNLFVAKKAERDDVLCIGEYLGIRSRFKRVLLHHPHIFYLSSKIGTYTVVLKEAYKRGLLIENNPLMNIRNRYLHLMHTVKEHGKDISMSTGTNQEKKAASNASKKEAGDDDSEEENNGLSVTFSGSETENGDSGRRGSREAVAVSRRTTTRSKRKNGDLKTHLGDGEGERAMGRRHSRTKPKVPQPLNASTNVHRRSQQRSSS from the coding sequence ATGAAGTTTCCGAACCACGTTATACACAGGCGCCACCGCGGCAGCAGGACCTTCATGGACGGTGCCGCCGCCACCACTGCCATCAAATTCGTCAGAGACCGTGGCCTAGACCATGCAGTGGAGCGAGAGAAGAACCTTCGTCCACTCCTAAGCGTTAAGAACCTCATCAAATCGGAGCCATCAAAGTCCCTTCCCATCTCCATAATCGCTCAGAACAAAGACACACTCAAAATCCCTTCTCGACCCATTGAATTCATCCGCAAATACCCATCGGTCTTCCACGAATTCCTCCCCGGCGGAATCGGAATCCACCCCTATATCAAGTTGACTCAAGAAGTACTCGATATCGATGCCGATGAGCATTTGGTTTACGAGAGTGATTCTTACAGGCAATTAGTAGCTAATAGGCTTTTGAAACTGTTGATGATATCGAGAATGAACAAAATCCCCATCAACATCCTCGATAAACTGAAATGGGATCTAGGTCTTCCTCAAAATTACTTGAAAACCCTCGTCCCGGATTTCCCTGACTGCTTTCGGGTCGTCGGGTCCAATGAATCGGGTCAATTGGAATTGGTTTGTAGGAGTGATGAATTGGCTGTTTCGATTCTTGAAAAGAAGGCTATGGAAGGAGGGTCTGGGTATTCCAAAGGGATGCCTTTAGCATTTCCAGTGAAGTTTTCCAAGGGATTTGAGATGGATAAGAAGGTGAAAAAATGGTGGGATGATTGGCAGAAATTGCCTTACGTTTCACCATACGAGAATGCTCTTCATCTTTCACCAAAAACTGATGAATCTGATAAATGGGCAGCTGCTGTTTTGCATGAAATTTTGAATCTTTTCGTAGCTAAAAAGGCAGAGAGGGATGATGTGTTGTGTATTGGGGAATATTTGGGGATAAGGTCAAGGTTCAAGAGAGTTTTGCTTCACCATCCACACATTTTTTACTTGTCCAGTAAGATTGGAACTTATACCGTTGTTTTGAAGGAGGCTTATAAAAGGGGTTTGCTGATTGAGAATAATCCATTGATGAACATTAGGAATCGGTATCTTCATCTTATGCACACTGTTAAAGAACATGGTAAAGACATTTCTATGTCTACAGGAACCAATCAAGAAAAGAAAGCAGCGAGTAATGCATCCAAAAAGGAAGCTGGTGATGATGATAGTGAAGAGGAGAATAATGGACTTTCAGTTACTTTTTCTGGTTCAGAAACTGAGAATGGTGATAGCGGCCGGCGTGGTTCTCGTGAAGCTGTTGCAGTTAGTAGAAGAACAACAACAAGAAGTAAGAGGAAGAATGGGGACTTGAAAACTCATTTGGGTGATGGTGAAGGTGAAAGGGCAATGGGAAGAAGGCATAGTAGGACTAAACCCAAAGTTCCACAACCACTAAATGCTTCTACTAATGTCCATAGGAGATCTCAACAGAGATCTTCAAGTTGA
- the LOC107926272 gene encoding G-type lectin S-receptor-like serine/threonine-protein kinase At5g35370 has protein sequence MAAFSIFVFLSGLFVTSSGGLYSHSIRPNFTASFINLVDNSGAFLLSPNATFRAAISNYPDQQLPQFYFSIIHSSTNTIIWTANRGRPVSDSAKVLLTPNGLVITNNFDQIVWSTPSLDSPVAFLQLDDSGNLILLDQQNISLWESFNYPTDTLVRGQRLPVGIDFFAGEYQLLLTGSDAFLQWNGMTYWQLSMDNQAFKESNVLMSFMAVNGSGLYWVGDDGSTIVFKVPLAPIDAAGLEFIYAKLGSNGKFTISSFDGNNLVPNLQIPVENCRIPSICEKIGFCNGDKRPETCLCPSAFHNGIDGCVPINPLLTLPKACNTSNSYGNETNNQVSYMEIGDAIDYFSTNFIEPLSQRISLLNCQLLCSRNCSCLWVLYGNSSGSCYPIWNNVGSIFSSTFGLGQDFSGYVKAMTLSSNINLSSKTDTDHKFSVLGSVLIPSLGTLVLVVLVIGFSWWKTRKWHSRAAVVRLGSKASFSMEIDLLSIAGLPVKFEYEELATATDNFTTQIGSGGFGTVYRGVLPDESVVAVKRITNLGVEGKKDFCTEIAIIGNIHHINLVKLKEFCLQGKQRFLVLEYMNKGSLDHVIFNNESVLEWKERFKIAVGTARGLA, from the coding sequence ATGGCCGCCTTTTCCATCTTTGTCTTCTTGTCCGGGTTGTTTGTTACCTCCTCAGGTGGTCTCTACAGTCACTCCATCCGCCCCAACTTCACTGCTTCATTCATCAACTTGGTTGACAACAGTGGTGCCTTCTTGCTATCTCCCAACGCTACCTTCCGAGCTGCCATTTCAAATTACCCAGACCAACAGCTACCTCAGTTCTATTTCTCAATCATCCACTCGTCTACCAACACCATCATATGGACAGCTAACAGAGGCAGACCTGTTTCAGATTCTGCCAAAGTTTTGCTAACTCCCAATGGACTCGTCATCACCAATAACTTCGATCAGATCGTGTGGTCAACGCCGAGCCTTGACTCTCCTGTTGCATTCCTTCAACTTGATGACTCGGGAAATCTCATTCTGCTTGATCAACAAAACATTTCATTATGGGAAAGTTTCAACTACCCTACTGACACTCTCGTAAGGGGCCAAAGATTGCCTGTTGGTATAGACTTCTTTGCTGGTGAATACCAGCTTTTGCTCACCGGTTCTGATGCTTTTTTGCAGTGGAATGGGATGACGTATTGGCAGTTGTCAATGGATAACCAAGCTTTCAAGGAGTCGAATGTGCTGATGTCTTTCATGGCGGTTAATGGCAGCGGTTTATATTGGGTTGGAGATGATGGTTCAACCATAGTCTTTAAGGTGCCATTGGCTCCTATTGATGCTGCAGGATTGGAGTTTATATATGCAAAGTTGGGGTCCAATGGGAAGTTCACCATTAGCAGCTTTGATGGGAACAATTTGGTCCCGAACTTACAAATTCCAGTTGAAAATTGTAGAATTCCATCTATTTGTGAGAAAATCGGTTTCTGCAACGGTGACAAAAGGCCCGAAACCTGTTTATGCCCATCAGCTTTCCACAATGGAATCGATGGTTGTGTGCCAATTAATCCTTTGCTCACTTTGCCTAAAGCTTGCAATACCAGTAATTCTTATGGTAATGAAACCAATAATCAGGTTTCCTATATGGAAATAGGGGATGCCATAGACTATTTCTCGACGAATTTCATAGAGCCACTAAGTCAACGGATCAGTTTATTGAACTGTCAACTGCTATGCTCTCGGAACTGTTCTTGCTTATGGGTTCTCTATGGAAATTCTTCCGGTTCTTGTTATCCGATTTGGAACAATGTCGGATCCATCTTTTCAAGCACCTTTGGTCTTGGCCAAGACTTTTCAGGCTACGTAAAGGCCATGACCCTATCTTCTAATATAAACCTGAGCTCTAAGACCGATACTGATCATAAATTCTCAGTACTGGGTTCGGTCCTAATACCTTCATTAGGGACTCTTGTACTGGTTGTCCTTGTTATAGGATTCTCATGGTGGAAAACAAGAAAATGGCATTCCAGAGCTGCAGTAGTAAGATTAGGCTCGAAAGCCTCATTTTCAATGGAGATCGATTTACTATCTATTGCAGGTTTACCGGTTAAGTTCGAGTACGAGGAGCTTGCAACTGCAACAGACAACTTCACAACACAAATCGGTAGCGGTGGATTTGGAACTGTTTACAGAGGTGTTTTGCCAGATGAATCAGTTGTGGCAGTGAAAAGGATCACCAATTTGGGAGTTGAAGGAAAGAAGGATTTTTGCACTGAGATAGCAATCATAGGAAACATTCACCATATCAATCTTGTTAAACTGAAAGAATTTTGCTTGCAAGGCAAGCAACGGTTTTTGGTATTAGAATACATGAACAAGGGATCATTGGACCATGTTATCTTCAATAATGAATCGGTTCTCGAATGGAAAGAAAGATTCAAGATTGCAGTCGGAACCGCAAGGGGACTTGCTTAG